In one window of Desulfovibrio sp. DNA:
- the brnQ gene encoding branched-chain amino acid transport system II carrier protein, whose translation MKPSLVRDSIIVGAALFSMLFGAGNVVFPPYIGLTAGPEWFLGFLCYYMADVGLAFLAIYAMLASSCIDKKEGIMHRLGSTAAMLMMCAIILCIGPLLAIPRTGATAFAISFSPLGYSSKGISSAKVIYSLAFFGISTMLAFRESNMVDVIARYLSPIKIGGFLLIVAAALYMPIGPVSDVVRDDNVAWHSILSGYQTLDVMAALVYGLIIVTALKNKGYETGRQKALSVGIASLVAGALLFVIYFGLCYLGATGSTYYPVDMEKGTLVTNLVGRLFGRASTVLLAVIVTVSCMATSVALIGTTGTFISQFSKGRLSYRTIVIGTGLFSMVVSNFGLDNIIAFAAPILTFLYPGTLVVIVLSLFDKHIANDNIFRFATAGALLASGLNVLEEYGLPLVITPHLPFSSAGLGWIAPACVLGMIGYFVRRPKCLL comes from the coding sequence ATGAAGCCATCTCTTGTCCGTGACTCCATAATTGTCGGTGCAGCGCTGTTTTCAATGCTCTTTGGCGCAGGCAACGTGGTCTTCCCCCCATACATAGGGTTGACGGCAGGGCCGGAATGGTTTCTGGGATTTCTCTGTTACTACATGGCGGATGTGGGGCTGGCCTTTCTGGCCATTTACGCCATGCTGGCTTCTTCCTGCATTGACAAAAAAGAAGGCATCATGCACCGCCTTGGAAGCACGGCGGCAATGCTCATGATGTGCGCCATCATCCTTTGCATTGGCCCCCTGCTTGCCATACCCCGTACCGGGGCCACAGCCTTTGCCATCTCCTTTTCACCCCTGGGGTATTCCTCCAAGGGTATAAGCTCCGCCAAGGTCATTTATTCACTGGCTTTTTTTGGCATATCCACCATGCTGGCATTCAGGGAATCCAACATGGTAGACGTCATTGCCCGTTACCTTTCTCCCATCAAGATCGGCGGTTTTCTGCTTATTGTGGCGGCCGCCCTGTACATGCCCATTGGCCCCGTCAGCGATGTGGTGCGCGATGACAATGTGGCGTGGCACAGCATACTTTCCGGCTATCAGACCCTTGATGTCATGGCGGCGCTGGTCTACGGCCTGATTATCGTTACCGCCCTGAAAAACAAGGGGTATGAGACAGGCCGCCAAAAAGCCCTCTCCGTGGGCATTGCCAGCCTGGTAGCTGGCGCCCTGCTTTTTGTCATCTATTTTGGCCTGTGCTATCTGGGGGCCACCGGCTCAACCTATTACCCCGTGGATATGGAAAAAGGGACCCTGGTCACCAACCTGGTGGGCAGGCTCTTTGGCCGCGCAAGCACGGTTCTGCTGGCCGTCATTGTCACGGTTTCCTGTATGGCCACGTCTGTGGCGCTGATCGGAACAACAGGAACCTTCATCTCCCAGTTCAGCAAGGGGCGGCTCAGTTACAGAACCATTGTGATCGGCACCGGACTTTTCAGCATGGTTGTCTCCAATTTCGGCCTGGACAACATCATTGCCTTTGCAGCGCCCATCCTTACCTTTCTCTACCCTGGCACTCTTGTGGTCATTGTGCTTTCGCTTTTCGACAAACATATCGCCAATGACAACATTTTCAGGTTCGCCACGGCTGGAGCCCTTCTCGCCAGCGGCCTCAACGTTCTGGAAGAGTACGGCCTGCCCCTGGTGATCACCCCTCACCTGCCCTTCAGCTCTGCCGGTCTTGGCTGGATTGCGCCAGCCTGCGTTCTGGGCATGATCGGCTACTTTGTGCGCCGCCCAAAGTGCTTGTTATAA
- a CDS encoding sodium:solute symporter family transporter, giving the protein MLGDALIWFGYIAVFIWLARKGQGHDAMASGRVGFVILALAYVATYISAVALVGFGGLSYMYGLQMLLVAAGNVWLGIWFVYRYLAWPTKICQRNLQARTPTQLIAKGHKSPMLGKALALIFAIFLSVYASAVIKGAALMLAQILPIPVWILVWIAAAVVGVVVFIGGLRGVLYTEAMQGIVVLVGIVLLISAVLYRVGGPIEGIAQLAKIAPTARANEGFLALSIGEQGWFVLSLVMVTSVAVWSQPQMMQRHFALHSPRQIKRIVPLAMLVLTVLVGGTYFVAALSRIILPEIASADEVIPHLVKMLLPNAGLQVFVLAIVSASLSTSTALFHIAVSAIAEDLPGKPASRFSWFLGIVFCVLVSGGSAQIKGQLIALLCTTSWSIVGSTVLISYLALVRFGKRSSLAACMSCGFGFTSCLLWYLLANKAVSPTPVLGMQAALIPPFFVGLACSLVGWFTGWALDHEGRKASTFWPAPNAGS; this is encoded by the coding sequence ATGCTGGGCGACGCTCTCATCTGGTTCGGTTACATCGCGGTCTTCATCTGGCTCGCGCGCAAGGGCCAAGGGCATGATGCCATGGCTTCAGGCCGTGTGGGTTTCGTCATTCTGGCTTTGGCCTATGTGGCGACCTACATTTCCGCCGTTGCCCTGGTGGGCTTCGGCGGACTTTCATATATGTACGGCTTGCAGATGCTGTTGGTGGCTGCCGGCAACGTATGGCTTGGAATATGGTTCGTGTACCGTTATCTGGCGTGGCCTACCAAAATCTGTCAACGCAACCTGCAAGCCAGGACGCCCACGCAACTTATTGCCAAGGGACACAAAAGCCCCATGCTCGGCAAGGCCCTTGCGCTGATATTCGCCATTTTTCTTAGCGTCTACGCTTCGGCGGTTATCAAAGGGGCGGCGCTCATGCTTGCCCAGATATTGCCCATCCCCGTATGGATATTGGTCTGGATTGCGGCTGCGGTTGTTGGCGTTGTGGTTTTTATTGGCGGGTTGCGCGGGGTTCTCTACACCGAAGCCATGCAGGGTATTGTCGTGCTGGTGGGCATTGTCCTGCTTATATCGGCAGTGCTCTACAGGGTGGGCGGCCCCATTGAAGGCATTGCGCAACTGGCCAAAATTGCTCCCACGGCACGCGCCAATGAAGGTTTCCTCGCGCTTTCCATAGGTGAACAGGGCTGGTTTGTTCTTTCTCTTGTCATGGTCACATCTGTGGCGGTGTGGTCGCAACCCCAGATGATGCAGCGACACTTTGCGCTCCATTCCCCGCGCCAGATTAAACGCATCGTCCCGCTGGCCATGCTCGTGCTTACCGTACTTGTGGGCGGAACCTATTTTGTGGCGGCCCTTTCACGCATAATCCTGCCGGAAATTGCCTCGGCCGACGAGGTTATTCCTCATCTTGTAAAAATGCTTCTGCCCAACGCCGGGCTTCAGGTTTTTGTTCTGGCGATTGTGTCCGCCTCACTGTCGACGTCTACCGCGCTTTTTCATATCGCAGTGTCAGCCATTGCAGAAGACCTGCCCGGCAAACCAGCCTCCAGATTTTCCTGGTTTCTGGGCATTGTCTTTTGTGTTTTGGTTTCCGGCGGCAGCGCCCAGATCAAGGGCCAGCTTATTGCTCTTTTGTGTACCACCAGTTGGAGCATAGTAGGCTCGACCGTGCTTATCAGTTATTTGGCGCTGGTGCGTTTTGGCAAACGCAGTTCCCTTGCCGCGTGCATGAGTTGCGGTTTCGGCTTTACCTCTTGTCTGCTCTGGTATCTGCTGGCTAACAAGGCCGTCTCCCCCACTCCTGTTTTGGGGATGCAGGCTGCGCTTATTCCGCCCTTCTTTGTGGGCCTGGCTTGTTCGCTGGTGGGCTGGTTCACAGGATGGGCCTTGGACCATGAGGGGCGCAAGGCTTCCACGTTCTGGCCCGCGCCCAACGCCGGTTCATAA
- a CDS encoding TetR/AcrR family transcriptional regulator, translating into MNKSKKESLLQAAKDLFGECGYVETTFKKISDKAGVALGLLTHHYGNKEKLFLACGLDVLEHFLKRLRQATAEADSGFDGVMRFCKAYLDFSIDKDSNWLVLVRCSPYSDMKTKTDRDIMDSMFSQVHQELEKVIVRGIEDGSLVTVDSNSTAQVIISLMVGANRTRVLTPYAMPSLYKDVLDFVARSIKA; encoded by the coding sequence ATGAATAAAAGTAAAAAAGAATCATTACTTCAAGCGGCCAAGGATTTGTTTGGAGAATGTGGCTATGTAGAAACCACATTCAAAAAGATTTCAGACAAGGCCGGAGTTGCGTTAGGCTTGTTAACGCATCATTACGGCAATAAAGAAAAGCTCTTTCTGGCCTGTGGGCTGGATGTACTGGAGCATTTTCTAAAAAGGCTACGCCAGGCCACGGCCGAAGCCGATTCGGGCTTTGATGGCGTCATGCGTTTTTGCAAGGCCTATCTTGACTTTTCCATCGACAAGGACTCCAACTGGCTGGTTCTTGTGCGCTGTTCACCCTACAGCGACATGAAAACCAAGACTGACCGCGACATCATGGATTCCATGTTCTCTCAGGTGCATCAGGAACTGGAAAAAGTCATTGTGCGCGGCATCGAGGATGGCAGCCTGGTTACGGTTGACAGCAACTCCACAGCGCAGGTGATCATTTCCTTGATGGTCGGCGCCAACCGTACCCGAGTGCTTACCCCTTATGCCATGCCCTCCCTGTACAAGGATGTGCTTGATTTCGTGGCCAGATCCATAAAAGCCTGA